One Synechococcus sp. Nb3U1 genomic window, AAGAAGGCCTATCCGCTTTGATCCGTCTGGGATCCAAGGGATCCGCCGACCGTGCCGCCCTTTTGCTGGTGGAGATGAACCTTGCTGGCCAGCCCCAAGAGCTGAAGAACTGGCTGGAGATGTGCTGGCAACTGCCCGCCTACCCCAGACAAGCCCTGCAAGTGTAAGGGATCCCGGTTGGGCGCGAAGATGGGTTTGGCCTTTTCCCTATTGGATTGTGCGCTCTCGGGATCTTTTGCAGCATTACCGCCGCCTGTGCGGTCAAACTTTGACAGTTGTTGATGTAGAGACCACGGGATCCTGTGTGCCTGGGCAGCGGGTGATCGAGATTTCCCTCCTCAAGGCCAGCTTAGAGCAAGGGATCCTCGACCATCGGGCTTGGTTGTTGGATCCGGGCGTTCCGATCCCGCCTGCGATTGTGCGCTTGACCGGCATTACCTCCGAGATGGTAGCCCAAGGATCCGACCCGGCAGTGGTTTGGCCGGAAATTCAAGCAGATCTGGAGTCTGGGACGCTGACAGCCCACAATCTGGCTTTTGACTACGGCTTTTTACAAATGGAATATGGGCGGTTAGGGATCCGATTTGCCCGACCGAAAACGGAGCAACTGTGCACGGTGCAGTTGGCGAGGCTGTTGCTGCCCGATTTGCCCTCCCGCAGTTTGCCCGCGTTGGTGGAGCATTTCCAATTTCAGTTGGAGGGGCCCCTGGTGGCGGGGGGGAAGCGCTCCCACCGAGCAGCAGCAGATACCCTAGCCTGTTGGCTGTTGGCGGAGCGGCTGTTGCAGCAGGTGTGTTGTGAGCCAGAAGAACAGGTGTTGGCTCGTTTTGGGCGGCAGTGGATCCCGCTGGGCCAGGCAGCCCAAATCCTGGAATGTTCTGCCCGTCAAGCCCGCGCTCAGATGGAAAATGCAGGACTCATGGCCCGCACCAGTCGCAGTGGCGCTTATCTGTACCGTCGGGACGAGGTGGAAGCATTGGCGGAGAGAAACCTGTCAGTTCAAGTGATGGAGTGAGGGCGTGGGCCTATTAAGGTGATTAAGACGGGATCCCGTTTTGGACATTCTCTGCAAAATGAAACCTTGACTTTTACACAACTGCTGGAATACCTTTGGTAAGAGTAGTAAAAAAGCCAGCATGGCAATAGCTTCTATCTGAATCCTGTTTGAATCCATGATGTATTTTGCCGCCCCGATTTCTTCCACACAGTTGCAAAGCCAAACCCTGTTGGTTCTGCTGCTGGGGCTGCGACTGCGCCTTGGGCGCTAATATTCTTTATCCCTCCAACCCTACTGCCTTGGCTGCTCATCCCTGAGTTGCCTGGTTTCTCTAATAGGCAGGGCTTGCCCCTGGCTATCTAGCTTGCGCTATTCCGGCCTGTTTCTGCTGTCTGAAGATTATTTTTGGTTGACAGATTTTGGTTTAACAACGCCAATCGTTCTGATCAACGATCTCTGCTTAACACTGCCAATCCATCCAACTCAATTCCTTCCATTGCTCTGTAATCAGGGCTTGTTTTTGCTGCTCACCCATTTCATCAGTTCAATCTTTTGAGGTGTTAGCTATGGTTATGCTTGCGGATCCCAATGTCAAATATCGTCCTTTTTCACCGATTCACTTGCCAGATCGCACCTGGCCCAATCGGGTGATCTGCAAACCCCCCATTTGGATGAGTACCGATCTGCGGGATGGGAACCAGGCTTTGGTGGAGCCTATGAATGGGATCCGTAAACTGCGCATGTTTGAGTTACTGGTGCAGATCGGGTTTAAACAGATCGAAGTGGCGTTTCCGGCGGCTTCCCAAACAGATTTTGACTTTGTGCGTACCCTCATCGAAGAGGATCGGATCCCAGAGGATGTCACCATCGAGGTGCTCACCCCAGCGCGTGAAGATCTCATTCGACGCACCTTAGAATCTTTGCGAGGCGTGAAGCGAGCCACTGTTCATCTTTACAATGCCACTGCACCGGAGTTTCGCCGCGTGGTGTTTGGGTTAAATCGGCAGGGCACCATCGACTTGGCGGTGCGAGGGGTACACCTCATCCAAGAATTGACGGCCCAACAACCCGAAACCGAGTGGTTTTTAGAGTATTCTCCGGAAGCTTTCACAGGTACAGAATTGGACTTTGCCAAGGCCATTTGTGATGCTGTTACCGATACTTGGCAGCCGACACCCGAGCATCAATTAATCCTCAACTTGCCCGCTACGGTTGAGCTGGCCACCCCCAATGTGTATGCTGACCAGATCGAGTGGATGGGCCGCTACCTAAACCATCGAGAGTGCATTGTGTTGAGCGTGCATCCTCACAACGACCGAGGGACAGGGATCGCTGCTGCGGAGTTGGCCTTGATGGCGGGGGCAGAACGGGTGGAAGGCTGCTTGTTTGGCCATGGAGAACGCACAGGCAATGTGGATTTGGTGACGTTGGCATTGAATCTGTACAGCCAAGGGATCCATCCCGGTCTTGACCTGTCGGATTTGGATGAGATTCGCCGCTGTGTGGAGGAATGTACCCAATTACCCGTTGGGCCACGCCACCCCTATGCTGGGGATTTGGTGTTCACAGCTTTTTCGGGATCCCATCAGGATGCGATTAAGAAAGGCTTTGCAGCCCAAGAGCCTCAGGGTCTCTGGCAAGTCCCCTACCTACCTTTGGATCCGGCGGACGTCGGTCGTAGCTACGATGCGGTGATTCGGGTGAACAGCCAGTCGGGCAAGGGGGGGGTGGCTTTTTTGCTGGAACGAGCTGAGGGCCTCAAGTTGCCGCGTCGGTTACAAATTGAGTTCAGCCAACGGGTACAACAGGTAACCGATGCCACGGGCCGAGAACTTTCGGCTGCGCAAATTGCCGCTTTGTTTCACCAGATTTACCTGGAAAGACAGGATCCCTTTACCTATCTTGGCCATCAGATTCGTACTCAGCTTGAGATGCCCCAGGCTCTAGGTCACAAGGATCCCCAACAGGTGGAGGTACAGGTGATGGTGCGGCAAGTGGGAGAGCTACGCCAGTTTTTGGGGAGAGGCAATGGCCCTATCGACGCTTTGGTGAACGGGATCAACGCCGGAATCCCAGACTCCATCCAGGTGATCGACTACCAAGAGCATGCCATCGGTACCGGGGCAGATAGTCGAGCCGCCGCCTATATTCAACTGCGTTGGCCGGATGGATCCCTGCGATATGGGGTAGGAATAGATGCCAATATTGTCGCGGCTTCTTTTAAGGCGATCTTCTCGGGGTTGAACCAAGCCTACGGCCCAGAGCAGACGGCTGATCCTAAGACTCGATCCCTGGTGCTGGCTTGAGGAGCTGAAGACAAGAAAGTCACCCAGCCCAAAACCCTGTGAAGACCGTAGGATGGGGAGGACTGTGTGGAAGGAAGTGCTTTTTGTGAACGAAGCGGATATCACCCTGGCGGTACAAGCCCAGTACGAGACTTTCCCCTATCCTCCTGTCCCCTACGATCAGCCTTTTCAGGGCTTCTCCAGTCTGGGCAGCTATACCTTGGCCCAGTATGCCCGCACCCGCCTCTTAAAAGAGCCCACAGGAGCCAAGTTTTTGGTGGGGGGATGTGGCACAGGCTATGAGGTACATGGCATTGCCGCCAGTAATCCTGGCTACGCCTCGGTGGTGGGAATCGATATCAGCCGCCCTTCTTTAAAAATTGCCCAGCAGCGCATCAAGCATCACGGCCTGAGCCACTGCTCTGTGCAGTACGGGGATCTGTTGGATCCCTCCACCTGGCCTGAAGGCAGCTTCGACATGATCAGCTCCTATGGGGTGATTCACCATACGGCGGATCCCCTCAAGGCTTTGGGCAATTTGGTGTCGCGGCTAGCCCCCGATGGGGTGATCGCCTTGATGCTTTACAACCGCTCAGGACGCTGGCACCTGTATCGCATTCGTAAGGCTT contains:
- a CDS encoding 3'-5' exonuclease, yielding MRSRDLLQHYRRLCGQTLTVVDVETTGSCVPGQRVIEISLLKASLEQGILDHRAWLLDPGVPIPPAIVRLTGITSEMVAQGSDPAVVWPEIQADLESGTLTAHNLAFDYGFLQMEYGRLGIRFARPKTEQLCTVQLARLLLPDLPSRSLPALVEHFQFQLEGPLVAGGKRSHRAAADTLACWLLAERLLQQVCCEPEEQVLARFGRQWIPLGQAAQILECSARQARAQMENAGLMARTSRSGAYLYRRDEVEALAERNLSVQVME
- the leuA gene encoding 2-isopropylmalate synthase; its protein translation is MVMLADPNVKYRPFSPIHLPDRTWPNRVICKPPIWMSTDLRDGNQALVEPMNGIRKLRMFELLVQIGFKQIEVAFPAASQTDFDFVRTLIEEDRIPEDVTIEVLTPAREDLIRRTLESLRGVKRATVHLYNATAPEFRRVVFGLNRQGTIDLAVRGVHLIQELTAQQPETEWFLEYSPEAFTGTELDFAKAICDAVTDTWQPTPEHQLILNLPATVELATPNVYADQIEWMGRYLNHRECIVLSVHPHNDRGTGIAAAELALMAGAERVEGCLFGHGERTGNVDLVTLALNLYSQGIHPGLDLSDLDEIRRCVEECTQLPVGPRHPYAGDLVFTAFSGSHQDAIKKGFAAQEPQGLWQVPYLPLDPADVGRSYDAVIRVNSQSGKGGVAFLLERAEGLKLPRRLQIEFSQRVQQVTDATGRELSAAQIAALFHQIYLERQDPFTYLGHQIRTQLEMPQALGHKDPQQVEVQVMVRQVGELRQFLGRGNGPIDALVNGINAGIPDSIQVIDYQEHAIGTGADSRAAAYIQLRWPDGSLRYGVGIDANIVAASFKAIFSGLNQAYGPEQTADPKTRSLVLA